GATGTTCAAACAAAGGCTGCATAGCACCCTTCTAAAATGTTGAAGATAAGATCCGAGTACTATCATATGGAAATATATGTTCCTAAATGTCACTTTTAATCTCGAAATGCCATGGATAATTATTTCTGAGCCTGAGGATCACAGAAAGCTGCCACCGAGATAGCGGAACTTGAGTGAAGGCTTGGAGTATGATGGGATTTTAATACAAAGAATAGAAATATTCTCTGCAAGGAGACACTATGGCAATGCCTGGAGGCCTGAGAGAACAAGGTGTGCTGGGACAGGGCAGCTAGTGTAGCTGAACACAGGGGCCCAGATAAGAGGAGAACAGAGAAATCAGGGAAGGTGTCAGAATCCCAAAGATACAATTGGGCAGTATTATCACAAATAGTCATATCACTGTGTGACACTCTAAATCCACAGCTCACTATGGTGAACATTAGACACCAGTTCGGGACAGTCCCTGGTGCTACCCAGTTTCTTTTGGGCCTCAGCATCCGTCTAGAGAGTACAAAGGGGCCTAGATCATAGCAGCTGCTCCACCCCTCACTCTGGAGAGAGATCCAAAGATCAGAGCTAGAGTCTCTACATATGGGAGTCAGGCCCCAGGCACAGGACAAGAGCACAGGAAACAGTAAGAAAGGCATCGAATCCAGTCAAGAGACCTGGATTCAAGTTCCAGGCCTGCCACTTTCTAGATATTATCTCAGCCacattatttaatctctctgagacCCATGGCTCATTCAGAGAGAAGATATTAATTCTCTCACTTGATTTTGAGAGGAACTGTGTGAAAAGTGCTTTACCAAATTACAGAAATGTTGATTGTTATTTCTAAAGAACTTCTCTTCTTGGCTGTGCCTTAGCTTCTGGCCTGGAGTGATGGCTGGGGAAAACCATACTACACTGCCTGAATTCCTCCTTCTGGGATTCTCTGACCTCAAGGCCCTGCAGGGCCCCCTGTTCTGGGTGGTGCTTCTGGTCTACCTGGTCATCTTGCTGGGTAACTCCCTGATCATCCTCCTCACGCAAGTCAGCCCTGCCCTGCACTCCCCCATGTACTTCTTCCTGCGCCAGCTGTCAGTGGTGGAGCTTTTCTACACCACCAACATCGTGCCCAGGACCCTGGCCAATCTGGCCTCCCCACATCCCCAGGCCATCTCTTTCCAGGGCTGTGCAGCCCAGATGTACGTCTTCATTGTCCTGGGCATCTCCGAGTGCTGCCTGCTCACGGCCATGGCCTATGACCGATATGTTGCCATCTGCCAACCTCTGCACTACTCCACCCTCTTGAGCCCATGGGCCTGCATGGCCATGGTGGGCACCTCCTGGCTCACAGGCATCATCATCACGGCCACCACCCATGCCTCCCTCATCTTCTCTCTACCTTTTCCCAGCCACCCAATCATCCCACACTTTCTCTGTGACATCCTGCCAGTACTGAGGCTGGCAAGTGCTGGGAAGCACAGGAGCGAGATCTGTGTGATGACAGCCACTGTAGTCTTCATTATGATCCCCTTCTCTCTGATTGTCACCTCTTACATCCGCATCCTGGGAGCCATCCTAGCGATGGCCTCCACCCAGAGCCGCCGCAAGGTCTTCTCCACCTGCTCCTCCCATCTGCTCGTGGTCTCTCTCTTCTTTGGAACAGCCAGCATCACCTACATCCGGCCGCAGGCAGGCTCCTCTGTTACCACAGACCGCGTCCTCAGTCTCTTCTACACGGTCGTCACACCCATGCTCAACCCCATCATCTACACCCTTCGGAACAAGGACGTCAGGAGGGCCCTGCAACACCTGGTGAAGAGGCAGAGCCCCTTGCCCTGAAGGGACTCGGAGGATGTGTGTTCACTCACTCGCTGCTCATCCTCCCAGCCTTCAGGGGCTGGATTTAAACCCCACTCTCACAGAAATCATGCAACACTTCAAAAGAAAAGGCTTCTTGGAAGGAAGTGCTGAAATTAAAGCAGAGATAAATCTATATATTGCCTTTTATTCCAGAGTCCACACTCACTATCAGAGCATATTAGGCCAAGGTAGAATGGAAGTGATTGCTGCCTTAgggaaagaaaatttatttagcaTCTTCTAGATTGTTTTGGATCCCTGAGCACAGTGATTGCCATGGCTGCACCAGTAGCCAGAGGTCCGTGTCAGTCATGAAAGCAGGTGTCTGTGAACTTGACTTCCAACTAAGTGACCCACCCAAAGCCTGTGTAGGAGTTTACCAAGCCCCTCTGTTACATTTTCTTCCACCTGTGTCTGAGCCTTCCTCTACTCAGTGGAACATCTATTCTGCCCTTGGCCTTCAGGAAGAGGGGCATCTGAGGGTTCCAGTCATAAGGCTCTCTCCTTCCCAAGATACCAGCACAAAAGGCAATACGGTCAGATGGTGTCAAAAAGGACCAAGTTAGACATCAGGAAAAGCTCTCTCCAAGGACAGCCTATACATGTCTCCCAGAAACACACTGGGGTGTCCTGCTCCGGATTCTTTTAGGAAAGAGCTGGTCAGGGATTCCAGAAGACCCATCAGCTTGAAAGGCAGGATCCAGAGCTGGAGCTAACCAGGGAGCCAGAAGCAGGACATGGTGGAAGCAAAGTACTCCCATCCCTCTATGCTGAGGTGCCACCGGCTGCCCACCTCCCTCGGGCCAGGGACAGAGGTTTCCCCTGCTTTTTTACCTGGAGTCCCCCATGGCTAAAGAGCAGCAGAAGGCCGAGGCGAAAGGACAGGCTGTTCCAGGTCCCCTCTATCCCCTCACCTCTCACACACCGTTACCATCTTTGTGTCCTCTAGCCAAGAAACGCCAGAAGCTCTGGCTGTCAGTGAGGAGAGACCTCAACATTTCATCAGTAACATGAGCTGTTCAGGAAATGATGGCAACCCAGTCTTCCCTCTTACCACTCCTGTGGTCTTCAAGGAGTCCTTATCCCCCACAGAGACTCTGCTCTTGTGCTAAGGAGTATTCAACCACAGGAATCGGTGTGTTCTTCTGTAGCCCAGCCTCTGCACCcacttcttgctttcttttttttttttttttttttgacgaagttttgctcttgtcgcccaggctgcagtgcaatgacgcagtctcggctcactgcagcctccaccaactcccagcttcaagcagttctcatgcctcagcctcccaagtagctgggattacaggcacacccggctaattctgtatttttagtagagacggggtttcaccacgttggccaggttggtctcgaactcctgacctcagatgatcccctCAAAATAAGTCTCATGAAGTTGATCTCATTcctagaagtagagagtagaatggtggttaccagagcctGGAGAAGGAAGTGGGGAAAGAGACATAGGGAGAGATTAGTCAGTGGATACAAAGGTACatttagaaggaataagttctagtgttctatggCACCATAGGGTGACTCATGTCACCTACTGTACTGtagatttcaaaatagctagaatagagaattttgaatgttttcaacacatagaaatgataaaggcataagataattataaatttagaaaggaggatttttttttttttttcgtaagacagggtctcactttgtcacccaggctggaatgctgtggtatgatctcagctcactgcaacctcaacctccctggttcaaatgatcctccagcctcagcttcccaagtagctgggactacaggcacatgccaccacaccagctaattttttgttttgtttttggttttggttttggttttttgtagaaacggggtttcaccatgttgcccaggctagtttcgaactcctgagttccagtgatctacccacctcagcctcccaaagtgctaggattataggcgtgagccaccacccttggaaagaagctttatttcttaaaaaactgTTGCAGCATGTAAGGTGGCCATTCTaacaggctgggaagcataggCTCCAGTCAAAGCCCAAAAGGTAGGCACTTCAAGGGAGAGGCAGGTGGAACAGGGATTTATGTGCTAAGCAGGTTGGCCAAGTGTACACATTCAGTAGGTTACGGGAGGACCTAGGAATATTCCTGAAGGTGGTCCTAACATGTATGTGCTAAATAAACATGTATGTAGCATATGACCCATGTTCACCTTGGGGTGcaaacttaacatttaaatgcattaCAATTTAGGGGCCAATCAAAGCTGTAGCTATGGCTTCTGGAATAGGGGAGTCAGTCAGTAAGTGTCTGGTGGTGGAGGAGCTACAACTGTTTTACTATTGCTTATCTCAAGGCCAGAGTTGTTTAGctgttaaagaaaaaggaaaactttatagCAGTTAGAACGTAGTTTATTCTTTAAGTATAGGAATATGTGACTTAACCTTTGCCTGGCGTGGCCTTAAGTCCTGTTCacaatttggtatcttattgccagtCTATTATGTCAATCtcatgatctctattttaacattaatgctggtcaATTGTTGTGTCTAAACCATAGAAGAGAGGAGGTATAATAAAGCATGTCTGACCTTCCATTCCATCACGGCCGAGGACTCAGTTTTTGAGGTTTCTCAGTGGGTGGGGGACTTAGGATTTCATCTTTAGTTTATAATATGCTAAATATCTTGATTTACTtattatacaaatgtatatatgtattgaaacatcacactgtacctcataaatatgtacaattattatatgtcaattaaaataataggccaggtgcagtggctcatgcctgtaattctagcactttggaaggccgaggcagaagaattgcttaagactaagagtttgaaatcagcctggcaaacatagcgagaccctgtctctatttaggttttcttaattaaaataataaaacaaaataagtgtCACACTCCCTGCATT
This sequence is a window from Theropithecus gelada isolate Dixy chromosome 11, Tgel_1.0, whole genome shotgun sequence. Protein-coding genes within it:
- the LOC112635550 gene encoding olfactory receptor 10P1, translated to MAGENHTTLPEFLLLGFSDLKALQGPLFWVVLLVYLVILLGNSLIILLTQVSPALHSPMYFFLRQLSVVELFYTTNIVPRTLANLASPHPQAISFQGCAAQMYVFIVLGISECCLLTAMAYDRYVAICQPLHYSTLLSPWACMAMVGTSWLTGIIITATTHASLIFSLPFPSHPIIPHFLCDILPVLRLASAGKHRSEICVMTATVVFIMIPFSLIVTSYIRILGAILAMASTQSRRKVFSTCSSHLLVVSLFFGTASITYIRPQAGSSVTTDRVLSLFYTVVTPMLNPIIYTLRNKDVRRALQHLVKRQSPLP